Proteins found in one Bacteroidales bacterium WCE2008 genomic segment:
- a CDS encoding translation initiation factor 1, producing MADNDWKKRLGVVFSTNPDFAYEEEAAAEVETLSPDKQKLIVTIDRRNRGGKQVTLVTGFVGSEDDLKELGKTLKVRCGVGGTAKDGEITIQGDLRDKVTALLKDMGYDRTRRGN from the coding sequence ATGGCTGACAACGACTGGAAAAAAAGACTCGGGGTAGTCTTCTCGACCAATCCCGATTTCGCTTATGAGGAAGAGGCTGCCGCTGAAGTGGAGACCCTTTCTCCTGACAAGCAGAAACTTATAGTTACCATCGACCGTCGCAACAGGGGCGGGAAGCAGGTTACTCTCGTGACCGGCTTCGTCGGCTCCGAGGACGACCTCAAGGAGCTCGGAAAGACTCTGAAGGTCCGCTGCGGTGTCGGAGGAACAGCCAAGGACGGGGAGATAACGATCCAGGGCGACCTTAGGGACAAGGTCACCGCCCTGCTTAAAGATATGGGCTATGACAGGACCAGGAGAGGTAACTGA
- a CDS encoding uroporphyrinogen-III synthase (manually curated) gives MSAKKILISQAAPMNAAPYDVLKEKFGVDIEFRPFFLIEPLSSREFRTQRINILDYTAIVFSARHTIDAFFQLCEELRVKVPETMKYFCTTEQVAMYLQKHIVFRKRKIFYGTGTPQSVLDLIGPKHKGEKFLITTSGSGSNDSLAKLFDAAGLDYSTAAFVKPVSQDVKDLKIGNYNVIVFYNPADVKSLYENFPEYKPADTRFVTFGRQIVASMEDAGLPVEIKAPTPEAPSVAKALEIYLGAAK, from the coding sequence ATGAGCGCTAAAAAAATATTGATTTCGCAGGCGGCACCTATGAATGCCGCACCCTACGATGTGTTGAAGGAGAAGTTCGGCGTCGACATCGAGTTCCGTCCTTTCTTTCTTATCGAACCTCTTTCTTCGAGAGAGTTCAGAACCCAGAGGATAAACATTCTTGATTATACGGCAATTGTCTTCTCTGCAAGACATACCATTGACGCGTTCTTCCAGCTTTGTGAAGAGCTCAGGGTCAAGGTTCCGGAGACGATGAAGTATTTCTGCACCACCGAGCAGGTGGCCATGTATCTGCAGAAGCATATCGTCTTCAGAAAGCGTAAGATCTTCTACGGCACCGGTACTCCGCAGTCAGTGCTGGATCTTATCGGCCCTAAACACAAAGGAGAGAAATTCCTTATCACCACTTCCGGTTCAGGCAGCAACGATTCGCTCGCGAAGCTCTTCGATGCAGCCGGCCTGGATTATTCTACAGCGGCTTTCGTAAAGCCGGTTTCGCAGGATGTCAAGGATCTGAAGATCGGCAACTACAACGTCATCGTGTTCTACAACCCGGCCGACGTGAAGTCCCTCTACGAGAACTTCCCTGAGTACAAACCTGCAGATACCCGTTTCGTAACGTTCGGCAGGCAGATTGTCGCATCCATGGAGGATGCAGGCCTTCCTGTGGAGATCAAGGCTCCTACCCCGGAGGCACCGTCTGTAGCCAAAGCTCTCGAGATCTATCTCGGAGCTGCGAAGTAA
- a CDS encoding ribonuclease P protein component, translated as MFTLPKKERIHGTQAVSRLLAKGRYGYCGALKYCWLFPNGEEESRIMVSVSKRFFKRAVKRNLLKRRLRESYRLQKDQFPAGLDIMFVYNSKEILESGDIYALVGEIASELRSKLASDGQGD; from the coding sequence ATGTTCACGCTTCCAAAGAAGGAGAGAATACATGGCACGCAGGCTGTTTCAAGGCTTCTTGCCAAGGGTCGTTACGGATATTGCGGAGCGCTGAAGTATTGCTGGCTCTTCCCCAACGGAGAAGAGGAATCCAGGATCATGGTTTCAGTATCCAAGCGTTTCTTCAAGAGGGCGGTAAAGAGAAATCTTCTCAAGCGCCGTCTGCGGGAAAGCTATCGTCTGCAGAAAGACCAGTTCCCTGCAGGTCTGGATATAATGTTCGTTTACAACTCGAAAGAAATTCTGGAGTCTGGGGACATCTACGCCCTTGTAGGCGAGATAGCCTCCGAGCTCCGCTCTAAGCTGGCTTCAGATGGGCAAGGCGACTGA
- a CDS encoding hypothetical protein (manually curated), whose amino-acid sequence MGKATEILKKIAIFPFVVLIQFYRYCISPLKPPSCRFTPTCSQYALEAFRKHGPFKGLYLSVRRILRCHPLGGSGYDPVP is encoded by the coding sequence ATGGGCAAGGCGACTGAAATACTAAAGAAGATCGCAATCTTTCCTTTCGTAGTTCTGATCCAGTTCTACAGATATTGCATATCCCCGCTTAAACCGCCTTCATGCCGGTTTACACCGACATGCTCCCAGTACGCGCTGGAGGCATTCCGCAAACACGGACCGTTCAAAGGACTCTATCTCTCGGTCCGCAGGATATTGCGCTGCCATCCTTTAGGAGGGAGCGGATATGATCCAGTTCCATAG
- a CDS encoding demethylmenaquinone methyltransferase / 2-methoxy-6-polyprenyl-1,4-benzoquinol methylase (manually curated): MIQFHSMPKKEYIRNMFDSIAGDYDMLNHVMSLDIDKSWRRKAIKVIAGDGRDHEVLDLACGTGDFSIALAKTLGGGKVTGLDLSEGMLEVMKKKVAAEGLEDMISMSVGDGEALPFADGSFSEVSIAFGIRNFEDRPKGLREMLRVLRPGGKLVILELSMPEFPPVKWLYKLYFLHILPWIGGLVSGDRQAYRYLPASVVGFPDHRTFMETMRECGFRNVTHKAFTFGVCRMYIGEK; this comes from the coding sequence ATGATCCAGTTCCATAGTATGCCAAAGAAAGAATACATAAGAAACATGTTCGACAGCATCGCCGGAGACTACGACATGCTGAACCATGTGATGTCCCTGGACATCGACAAAAGCTGGCGCCGGAAGGCCATAAAAGTCATCGCCGGAGACGGCAGGGACCATGAAGTCCTCGACCTGGCCTGCGGCACGGGCGATTTCTCGATCGCGCTGGCCAAAACCCTGGGCGGAGGCAAGGTGACAGGCCTCGACCTCTCGGAAGGAATGCTCGAAGTCATGAAAAAGAAAGTCGCCGCAGAGGGGCTGGAGGACATGATTTCGATGTCGGTAGGGGACGGAGAAGCCCTGCCGTTCGCGGACGGCAGCTTCAGCGAAGTCTCGATAGCCTTCGGTATCCGTAACTTCGAGGACAGGCCTAAAGGACTGCGGGAGATGCTCCGGGTCCTGAGACCGGGAGGAAAACTGGTAATCCTGGAGCTTTCAATGCCAGAATTCCCGCCGGTGAAGTGGCTGTATAAGCTTTATTTCCTGCATATCTTGCCGTGGATCGGCGGGTTGGTTTCGGGGGACCGTCAGGCCTACCGTTATCTGCCGGCCTCAGTCGTCGGATTCCCTGACCACAGGACATTCATGGAGACCATGCGGGAGTGCGGCTTCAGGAATGTCACCCATAAAGCCTTCACTTTCGGAGTCTGCCGGATGTATATCGGAGAAAAGTAG
- a CDS encoding 23S rRNA (cytosine1962-C5)-methyltransferase yields MKIEYPDKSWKDYELIDSGNFEKLERFGGYVMARPEPKALWDKSLSNDEWNRMIHTRFTPGAGFGKAGKEDSGTWNRLKKMDDQWYIRYCSAQKGLDFSLRLGLTSFKHVGVFPEQAPNWEYIYSSTKNLVAKAKAEGAPAPKVLNMFAYTGAASLAAKAAGADVTHLDSVRQVVTWARGNMENSRLDGIRWIIEDAMKFARREARRGNTYQGIILDPPAYGHGPDGEKWKLDECLYDMLKCVSEILAPKDSFMVLNLYSNGYSAMLGETLVKQAIAGAADSEIESGELCLSDRTGKVLPLSIFVRLKR; encoded by the coding sequence ATGAAAATTGAGTACCCTGATAAATCCTGGAAAGACTACGAACTTATAGACTCCGGAAACTTCGAAAAGCTCGAAAGATTCGGCGGATACGTAATGGCGCGCCCCGAGCCTAAGGCTTTATGGGACAAATCATTAAGCAACGACGAATGGAACCGGATGATCCATACCCGCTTCACCCCGGGTGCCGGATTCGGCAAGGCCGGAAAAGAGGACAGCGGAACCTGGAACAGGCTCAAGAAAATGGACGACCAGTGGTATATCCGTTACTGCAGTGCCCAGAAGGGTCTCGATTTCAGCCTGAGACTGGGACTGACATCTTTCAAGCATGTCGGCGTCTTCCCGGAACAGGCCCCGAACTGGGAATATATCTACTCCAGCACCAAGAATCTCGTAGCTAAAGCCAAAGCCGAAGGAGCCCCGGCCCCGAAGGTCCTCAACATGTTCGCTTATACAGGAGCGGCCTCCCTCGCAGCCAAGGCTGCAGGAGCTGACGTGACTCATCTCGACTCTGTGCGTCAGGTCGTGACATGGGCCCGCGGAAACATGGAAAACAGCCGGCTCGACGGCATCCGCTGGATCATCGAAGATGCGATGAAATTCGCCCGCAGGGAGGCCCGCAGGGGCAATACCTATCAGGGAATTATTCTCGACCCTCCAGCCTACGGCCATGGTCCCGACGGAGAAAAATGGAAGCTGGATGAATGTCTCTATGACATGCTGAAGTGCGTTTCGGAGATTCTCGCCCCGAAGGACAGTTTCATGGTCCTCAACCTCTATTCGAACGGCTACTCCGCCATGCTCGGAGAGACTCTCGTGAAACAGGCAATCGCCGGCGCGGCAGACTCCGAAATAGAAAGCGGAGAACTCTGCCTGTCCGACCGGACCGGAAAAGTTCTCCCGCTTAGTATTTTCGTGCGCCTCAAGCGCTAG
- a CDS encoding phosphoglycerate kinase — protein sequence MQQHIDSYDFTGKKAIVRVDFNVPLNEKFEITDDTRIRKAIPTLKTVLEKGGSLIIMSHLGRPKKVDPKFSLKHIVARVSECLGVPVQFADDCMKADAQAAALKPGEVLLLENLRYYAEEEGKPRGLAEDASEEEKKAAKKVVKDSQKEFVKKLASYADCYINDAFGTAHRAHASTALIAEYFPNDKMFGYLMEAEIKAIDNVLKNAERPLTAIIGGSKVSSKLAVLKNLVGKVDNLIIGGGMGYTFIKAQGGKIGKSLHEDDLMPDALAILEEAKAKGVNVSLSVQTIAGQSFDNDTPRQIFDTNNIGDEWEGMDAAPATLENWKKIILASKTILWNGPVGVFELPNFAKGTLQIAEDLAEATKLGAYTLVGGGDSVAAVTQMGYADKVSYVSTGGGAMLEAIEGKILPGIAAIQD from the coding sequence ATGCAACAGCACATTGATTCTTATGACTTCACTGGCAAGAAGGCCATTGTAAGAGTTGACTTCAACGTTCCTCTCAACGAGAAATTTGAAATCACAGACGACACCCGTATCCGCAAGGCAATCCCTACCCTCAAGACTGTTCTTGAGAAAGGCGGATCCCTTATCATTATGTCCCACCTCGGACGTCCTAAGAAAGTTGATCCTAAGTTTTCTCTCAAGCATATCGTTGCCCGCGTATCCGAGTGCCTCGGCGTTCCTGTACAGTTCGCTGATGACTGCATGAAGGCTGATGCCCAGGCTGCAGCCCTCAAGCCGGGTGAAGTGCTCCTCCTCGAGAACCTCCGCTACTACGCTGAGGAAGAAGGCAAGCCGAGAGGCCTTGCAGAGGATGCTTCAGAAGAAGAGAAGAAAGCAGCAAAGAAGGTTGTAAAAGACAGCCAGAAAGAATTCGTCAAGAAGCTCGCTTCTTACGCTGACTGCTATATCAACGACGCATTCGGTACAGCTCACCGCGCTCACGCTTCTACCGCTCTCATCGCAGAGTACTTCCCGAACGACAAGATGTTCGGCTACCTTATGGAAGCTGAGATCAAGGCTATCGACAATGTCCTCAAGAACGCAGAGCGCCCTCTCACCGCAATCATCGGCGGTTCAAAGGTTTCTTCCAAGCTCGCAGTTCTCAAGAACCTCGTAGGCAAGGTCGACAACCTCATCATCGGCGGCGGTATGGGTTATACCTTCATCAAGGCCCAGGGCGGCAAGATCGGCAAGTCTCTCCATGAGGACGACCTCATGCCGGATGCACTCGCAATCCTCGAAGAGGCTAAGGCAAAGGGCGTAAACGTAAGCCTTTCTGTCCAGACAATCGCCGGCCAGTCATTCGACAACGATACTCCTCGCCAGATCTTCGACACCAACAACATCGGTGACGAGTGGGAAGGCATGGACGCAGCTCCAGCAACCCTCGAGAACTGGAAGAAGATCATCCTCGCTTCAAAGACCATCCTCTGGAACGGTCCTGTAGGCGTGTTCGAGCTTCCTAACTTCGCAAAGGGTACCCTCCAGATCGCTGAGGACCTCGCAGAGGCTACCAAGCTCGGCGCATACACCCTCGTAGGCGGTGGCGACTCAGTTGCAGCAGTTACCCAGATGGGCTACGCTGACAAGGTAAGCTACGTATCTACCGGTGGCGGTGCAATGCTCGAGGCTATCGAGGGCAAGATTCTCCCTGGTATCGCAGCAATCCAGGACTAA
- a CDS encoding prolipoprotein diacylglyceryl transferase, with amino-acid sequence MFETLFINWNANPVLCRLGPLEIRWYSLMFVIGFTFGYYLFKKFFRREGLKTDLLDPLLYTLVFATLIGARLGHCIFYQPDYYFGSLEGFLEIFMPWKGGLASHGGAIAIIIGMIWYARHYGRKNGFDFVWLMDHLAIAVAFVATLIRLGNLFNSEIYGDVTTLPWGFIFERNGETEPKHPTQLYEAGAYLILGIILLLMYNKKLDKLSRGIFIGIFLIGCFGSRFLIEFIKEPQVEFEQNMTYDMGQLLSIPFILLGIAFLIYAWKTRIPAAAHATVKK; translated from the coding sequence ATGTTTGAAACTCTTTTTATAAACTGGAATGCAAATCCGGTTCTGTGTCGTCTCGGACCGCTCGAGATAAGGTGGTACTCGCTGATGTTCGTCATCGGATTCACTTTCGGATATTATCTTTTCAAGAAGTTCTTCCGCCGCGAGGGCCTGAAGACCGATCTTCTTGATCCGCTACTGTATACACTGGTATTTGCTACCCTCATAGGCGCCCGCTTGGGGCACTGCATTTTCTATCAGCCTGATTACTATTTCGGCAGCCTCGAAGGCTTCCTCGAGATATTCATGCCATGGAAGGGAGGACTCGCCAGCCATGGCGGCGCCATCGCTATAATCATAGGCATGATCTGGTATGCCCGCCATTACGGACGCAAGAATGGCTTCGATTTCGTCTGGCTCATGGACCATCTCGCAATCGCCGTGGCCTTCGTGGCTACGCTGATCCGTCTGGGCAATCTCTTCAACTCGGAGATTTACGGCGATGTCACGACTCTGCCTTGGGGCTTCATCTTCGAACGCAACGGCGAGACTGAGCCGAAGCATCCTACCCAGCTCTACGAGGCCGGCGCCTATCTGATCTTAGGCATCATTCTTCTGCTTATGTATAACAAGAAGCTTGATAAACTGTCGCGAGGCATATTTATCGGCATTTTCCTTATCGGCTGCTTTGGCTCCCGCTTCCTTATCGAATTCATAAAGGAACCGCAGGTCGAGTTCGAACAGAACATGACCTATGACATGGGACAGCTGCTCAGCATTCCGTTCATACTGCTCGGGATCGCCTTCCTGATATACGCCTGGAAAACCAGAATCCCTGCAGCCGCTCACGCTACAGTCAAAAAATGA
- a CDS encoding sugar-phosphatase produces MIKAVFLDIDGTMVPFGEKEIRPSLIDAFDRLHEAGIKVIVASGRSRLLIKNLRDYPFDGYITVNGGLAVMDGKVLCSEPVDRQVAIDLARRIEETGVATTVFTADSLGINHETETTRMAFELIHLFKFPQIPLIRTAEEKDIYEFTIFINEETRLKHFGDMADILSWERWHPEFLDVMSTKASKGDAMVRMVEYMGLKPEEVMAFGDGGNDVSMVRMAGTGVAMGNGNDSVKAVADYIAPPADEDGVVATLQYFGLINR; encoded by the coding sequence ATGATAAAAGCAGTATTTCTTGATATAGACGGCACGATGGTCCCTTTCGGAGAAAAGGAAATCCGCCCGTCTCTGATTGATGCGTTCGACCGTCTGCACGAAGCCGGAATCAAGGTGATAGTGGCAAGCGGCCGTTCCCGTCTTCTTATTAAAAACCTGCGCGACTATCCATTCGACGGCTACATCACGGTAAACGGGGGACTTGCTGTAATGGACGGCAAGGTACTCTGCTCCGAGCCTGTCGACAGGCAAGTCGCTATTGACCTGGCCCGGAGGATAGAAGAAACCGGAGTCGCGACGACTGTCTTCACCGCCGACAGTCTGGGCATTAACCATGAGACCGAAACGACCAGGATGGCCTTCGAGCTGATCCATCTCTTCAAGTTCCCGCAGATCCCCCTGATCCGGACAGCCGAGGAAAAGGACATCTATGAGTTCACGATCTTCATCAACGAAGAGACCAGGTTGAAACATTTCGGCGACATGGCCGACATCCTCAGCTGGGAGCGCTGGCATCCGGAGTTTCTCGATGTCATGTCCACGAAGGCCTCGAAGGGCGACGCCATGGTCAGGATGGTCGAGTACATGGGACTCAAGCCCGAAGAAGTCATGGCCTTCGGCGACGGCGGCAACGACGTAAGCATGGTCAGGATGGCCGGTACGGGAGTCGCGATGGGCAATGGCAATGACAGTGTCAAGGCTGTCGCCGACTATATCGCTCCGCCGGCTGACGAGGACGGAGTGGTTGCAACTCTGCAATATTTCGGTCTAATAAATCGATAA
- a CDS encoding Outer membrane protein TolC has translation MKKIIPGLAVICSVFLSFSAGAQEKTVKLTLEDALKIALSENVSVKVADMEIERSEYAKKGTYSSLFPQINASGSYQRTIKKQVMYMGGGDDEEGGGGMASMFAGIFDPIYYYINGIMQETGVVIPPYVPPVVEQESSSDDGIAVGRLNTYNFGVSASMPLVNAQLWQSLKISGQSVDLAVEKARSSRLEMVTQVKQAFYAALLAKEALGVYGSVYDNAVENFNKTESRYKVQKASELEYTRAKTAVASAIPNVYNAEGSVILALWQLKAVMGVDLDMDVDIVGSLGDYADTMFRDIHENEDFTLDYNSTMRQLAIQAEQLASTIRMQKYAYLPTLSATFSYSMNAMTNDFKFSEYKWTPYSFVGLSLSIPIFSGGKRYHDIKQSKVQLAELDLQRVNTERQLKIAIRQYLNTMETNMKSYSSSEEAVKLAEKAYDITAKSYNVGKSTLTDLNDSQLQLTQARLAQSQAVYNFMVAKASLEQMIGKDFVADNR, from the coding sequence ATGAAAAAAATTATTCCGGGCCTGGCTGTAATTTGCTCGGTATTTTTGTCTTTTAGTGCGGGAGCACAGGAAAAGACAGTCAAACTGACGCTGGAAGATGCGCTCAAGATTGCGCTCAGTGAGAATGTGTCAGTCAAAGTCGCTGATATGGAGATAGAGCGTTCCGAATATGCCAAGAAAGGCACTTATTCATCGCTCTTTCCTCAGATAAATGCTTCCGGATCCTACCAGAGAACAATCAAGAAGCAGGTGATGTATATGGGTGGAGGCGATGATGAAGAAGGCGGTGGCGGCATGGCAAGCATGTTTGCCGGCATCTTCGATCCGATCTACTATTATATCAACGGGATCATGCAGGAGACTGGCGTCGTCATTCCTCCTTATGTTCCGCCGGTTGTCGAGCAGGAATCTTCTTCGGATGACGGAATCGCCGTCGGACGATTGAATACCTATAATTTCGGAGTCTCGGCTTCCATGCCTCTGGTCAATGCCCAGCTCTGGCAGAGCTTGAAGATCTCAGGCCAGTCGGTCGATCTCGCCGTAGAGAAGGCCCGTTCTTCCCGTCTTGAGATGGTCACCCAGGTAAAGCAGGCTTTCTATGCCGCTCTTCTCGCCAAAGAGGCTCTCGGAGTCTACGGAAGCGTGTATGACAACGCCGTGGAGAATTTCAACAAGACAGAAAGCCGCTACAAGGTCCAGAAAGCTTCCGAACTCGAATACACCAGGGCCAAGACGGCCGTGGCAAGCGCCATTCCTAATGTCTATAACGCTGAAGGTTCTGTAATCCTCGCTCTCTGGCAGCTCAAGGCTGTCATGGGAGTGGATCTTGACATGGACGTCGACATCGTGGGCTCCCTCGGGGACTACGCCGATACCATGTTCCGCGATATCCACGAGAATGAGGATTTCACCCTCGACTACAACAGCACGATGCGTCAGCTCGCCATCCAGGCCGAGCAGCTCGCTTCCACCATCAGGATGCAGAAATATGCGTATCTGCCTACTCTTTCAGCAACGTTCAGCTATAGTATGAACGCAATGACAAACGACTTCAAGTTCAGTGAATATAAGTGGACTCCATACTCCTTCGTCGGCCTCAGCCTTTCCATCCCGATCTTCTCCGGCGGAAAGCGTTACCACGACATAAAGCAGTCCAAAGTCCAGCTCGCCGAACTCGACCTCCAGAGAGTCAATACCGAAAGGCAGCTCAAGATAGCTATCCGCCAGTATCTGAACACTATGGAGACAAACATGAAGAGCTATTCTTCTTCGGAGGAAGCTGTGAAGCTCGCCGAGAAGGCATACGATATTACGGCCAAGTCCTATAACGTAGGCAAGAGCACATTGACGGATCTCAACGATTCCCAGCTCCAGCTTACCCAGGCCAGACTCGCCCAAAGCCAGGCAGTCTACAATTTCATGGTGGCAAAGGCAAGTCTCGAACAGATGATAGGAAAGGACTTTGTCGCCGACAATAGATAA
- a CDS encoding RND family efflux transporter, MFP subunit, whose amino-acid sequence MEKIVKIMVFAGIAAVVAGCAGKSGDKAAVPGAAAVVPSVEVVTAVSRDVPQESSYSASVEAYATNNIVSQSAGRIRRINVEVGDYVTKGQVVAEMDRLQLEQTRLQLQNDSTELARIRSLYEEGGVAKSDLEAMELGYNVRRSTYANLLENTVLRAPITGYITARNYDVNDMYAMSMPIFTVQQVVPVKLKVGISESEYSKVHKGDKVSLTVDALPGRSFTGRIERIYPTIDAATHTFLAEVVVGNSDRLLRPGMFARVVVCFGSLHNVIIPDTAVVKMEGTGQKYVYILNADNTVSFVPVTLGRHIGNEYEVTEGIAAGANVVAKGQASLKDGIAVNVL is encoded by the coding sequence ATGGAAAAGATTGTAAAAATCATGGTATTCGCCGGAATCGCTGCAGTGGTTGCAGGCTGCGCCGGCAAGAGTGGTGACAAAGCTGCAGTGCCGGGCGCCGCAGCAGTCGTTCCTTCAGTAGAAGTTGTCACCGCTGTCTCCAGGGACGTCCCTCAGGAGAGCTCATACTCTGCATCGGTAGAGGCTTACGCCACCAATAATATCGTATCCCAGTCTGCAGGCAGGATCCGCAGGATCAATGTAGAAGTAGGGGATTATGTGACCAAGGGCCAGGTTGTCGCAGAAATGGACCGTCTCCAGCTCGAGCAGACCCGCCTCCAGCTCCAGAATGACAGCACCGAGCTCGCCAGGATCCGCAGCCTCTACGAAGAGGGCGGAGTCGCCAAGTCGGATCTCGAGGCCATGGAACTCGGATACAATGTCCGCAGGTCGACCTACGCCAACCTCCTCGAGAACACTGTCCTCCGCGCCCCGATAACCGGATACATAACGGCGCGCAACTATGATGTCAATGACATGTATGCCATGTCCATGCCGATCTTCACTGTCCAGCAGGTCGTTCCTGTCAAACTCAAGGTCGGAATCTCCGAGAGCGAGTACTCCAAGGTCCATAAGGGCGACAAGGTCAGCCTTACTGTCGACGCCCTCCCCGGACGCAGCTTCACAGGACGCATCGAGAGGATATATCCTACGATAGATGCCGCTACCCATACCTTCCTTGCCGAGGTGGTAGTCGGCAACTCCGACCGTCTCCTCCGTCCCGGAATGTTCGCCAGGGTAGTCGTATGCTTCGGCTCTCTCCACAATGTGATAATCCCTGACACCGCTGTCGTCAAGATGGAAGGTACAGGCCAGAAATATGTCTATATCCTCAATGCCGACAATACGGTATCGTTCGTTCCGGTAACTCTCGGAAGACACATCGGCAACGAGTATGAAGTTACCGAAGGCATTGCCGCCGGTGCCAATGTGGTCGCTAAGGGCCAGGCATCGCTTAAGGATGGTATCGCAGTCAATGTTCTTTAA